From Actinomycetes bacterium, a single genomic window includes:
- a CDS encoding ParA family protein: MRRVAVANQKGGVGKTTTVVNLGAALAELGRRVLVVDLDPQANASTWLGTVDARALYEVFENGAPLDGAVRPTEVKGLDLVPSSSWMTRAERNAATQAGAEMILRQAVEELPAGAWDVILMDCPPALGLLSYSALAACDEVLIPVQTRVMPLGGLVALNQTIDTVKVRLNRRLRLSAVLPCQVDRTTLSREIGDALRQRFGDIVMQTSIRDSVRVAEAPGHRQPVTTYAPDSAAAADYRAAAVEFDARSAAHGQAQADGRVQRA; the protein is encoded by the coding sequence GTGCGGCGAGTCGCTGTCGCGAACCAGAAGGGCGGAGTCGGGAAGACGACCACGGTGGTCAACCTCGGCGCCGCGCTCGCCGAGCTCGGCCGCCGGGTCCTCGTGGTCGACCTCGATCCGCAGGCCAACGCGAGCACCTGGCTCGGCACCGTCGACGCCCGAGCCCTCTACGAAGTCTTCGAGAACGGCGCGCCCCTGGACGGCGCCGTCCGGCCCACCGAAGTCAAAGGCCTCGACCTCGTCCCCTCCTCATCCTGGATGACCAGAGCCGAACGCAACGCCGCCACCCAGGCCGGCGCCGAGATGATCCTGCGCCAAGCCGTGGAAGAGCTCCCAGCCGGCGCCTGGGACGTCATCCTCATGGACTGCCCCCCAGCGCTCGGGCTGCTCTCCTACTCCGCCCTCGCCGCCTGCGACGAGGTCCTCATCCCCGTCCAGACGCGGGTCATGCCACTCGGCGGCCTGGTCGCCCTCAACCAGACCATCGACACCGTCAAGGTCCGGCTCAACCGGCGGCTGCGCCTGTCGGCCGTCCTCCCCTGCCAGGTCGACCGCACCACCCTGTCCCGGGAAATCGGCGACGCGCTCCGCCAGCGGTTCGGCGACATCGTCATGCAGACCAGCATCCGCGACAGCGTCCGCGTCGCCGAAGCACCCGGCCACCGGCAGCCGGTCACCACCTACGCCCCCGACAGCGCCGCGGCAGCCGACTACCGCGCCGCCGCAGTCGAGTTCGACGCGAGGAGCGCTGCGCATGGTCAGGCGCAAGCGGATGGGCGCGTACAACGCGCTTGA
- a CDS encoding glycosyltransferase family 4 protein codes for MPGSVRYAERDLDAFREDGPVLLYVGRFTAVKRVGLLIRAYALARHQLRVRAPLVLLGGHPGELEGRHPLDEVRDAGVPDVFLAGWRPQDTLPGALNAADLLVLPSVREQFGQVLVEAMACGLPVVAVDAHGPATIVEPGQTGWLVPPDDLEALAAALVAAANDPAGRARMGEAGWHVSRARYSLEAVVAGVTGAYQETRPARP; via the coding sequence GTGCCTGGCAGCGTCCGCTACGCAGAACGCGACCTGGACGCCTTCCGGGAGGACGGGCCGGTGCTGCTCTACGTCGGCCGGTTCACCGCCGTCAAACGCGTCGGCCTGCTGATCCGCGCCTACGCCCTGGCCCGGCACCAGCTCCGCGTCCGGGCGCCGCTGGTGCTGCTCGGCGGCCACCCCGGCGAGCTGGAAGGACGGCACCCCCTCGACGAGGTCCGCGACGCCGGCGTGCCCGACGTGTTCCTGGCCGGCTGGCGGCCCCAGGACACCCTGCCCGGCGCCCTCAACGCTGCCGACCTGCTGGTCCTGCCGTCGGTGCGGGAGCAGTTCGGCCAGGTGCTGGTGGAGGCGATGGCGTGCGGGCTGCCGGTCGTCGCGGTGGACGCGCACGGCCCGGCCACCATCGTCGAGCCGGGCCAGACGGGTTGGCTGGTGCCTCCCGACGACCTGGAGGCCCTCGCCGCCGCGCTGGTCGCGGCGGCGAACGACCCAGCCGGGCGGGCCCGGATGGGCGAGGCCGGCTGGCACGTGAGCCGGGCCCGCTACTCCCTGGAAGCGGTGGTAGCCGGCGTGACCGGCGCCTACCAGGAGACGCGCCCGGCCAGGCCATGA
- a CDS encoding dihydrodipicolinate synthase family protein, whose amino-acid sequence MTAPPLFTGVAVALVTLFDAIGEVDAKATADHAARVAELGVRAIVVAGSTGEAAALTFDERTKLLAEVRRAVPATIPVVAGTGAPATRQAVALTRAAVEHGADAVLALSPSRVRDPRSYYEAVAGAAAGRPVLAYHFPEASSPGVPVDLLPELAVQGVKDSSGDPERLLAELNGFQGWVYVGSSALLAYAGPLGCPGAVVALANVVPELCATAFAGDTSAQLELVSSHVAARRDFPHGLKDLVAKRFGTSRTARLA is encoded by the coding sequence ATGACCGCGCCCCCGCTGTTCACCGGCGTCGCCGTCGCCCTGGTCACCCTGTTCGACGCCATCGGCGAGGTCGACGCCAAGGCCACCGCCGACCACGCCGCCCGGGTCGCCGAGCTCGGCGTGCGCGCCATCGTGGTTGCGGGCTCGACCGGCGAGGCCGCCGCACTCACCTTCGACGAGCGCACCAAGCTGCTCGCCGAGGTCCGGCGGGCCGTGCCGGCCACGATCCCGGTGGTCGCCGGCACCGGCGCCCCGGCCACCCGCCAGGCCGTGGCGCTGACCAGGGCGGCCGTCGAGCACGGCGCCGACGCGGTGCTCGCGCTCTCGCCTTCGCGGGTCAGGGACCCGCGCTCCTACTACGAGGCGGTGGCGGGCGCCGCCGCGGGCCGTCCGGTGCTCGCCTACCATTTCCCCGAGGCGTCGTCGCCCGGCGTCCCCGTCGACCTGCTGCCGGAGCTGGCCGTCCAGGGCGTCAAGGACTCCTCGGGTGACCCGGAGCGCCTGCTCGCGGAGCTGAACGGGTTCCAGGGCTGGGTCTACGTCGGTTCATCCGCGCTGCTGGCCTACGCCGGGCCGCTGGGCTGCCCGGGCGCCGTGGTCGCGCTCGCCAACGTCGTGCCCGAGCTGTGCGCGACCGCGTTCGCCGGGGACACCAGCGCCCAGCTCGAGCTGGTCAGCAGCCACGTCGCCGCGCGCCGCGACTTCCCCCACGGCCTCAAGGACCTGGTCGCCAAGCGGTTCGGGACCTCCCGGACCGCACGGCTGGCATGA
- a CDS encoding MBL fold metallo-hydrolase codes for MEVAEGVHRLTQGVVNFYLVEDGGKLVLVDAGAPRDWDLLVRTVAALGRGLDDLEAVLLTHAHPDHIGCAERARTTAGAPVWVHDADAEVAKGATPGKNDGKARSYLLRVEFYRTLFSLVRRGAARIVPVQEVSTFADGETLEVPGRPRAVHAPGHTPGSAALFLEGRRVLLTGDVLATRNPLTGRIGPQIMPSGLNRDTPQALRSLDVLDSVPAAVLLPGHGEPWTQGAAEAARLARAAGPS; via the coding sequence ATGGAGGTCGCCGAAGGCGTGCACCGGCTCACGCAGGGCGTGGTGAACTTCTACCTGGTCGAGGACGGGGGGAAGCTCGTGCTGGTCGACGCCGGGGCGCCCCGCGACTGGGACCTTCTGGTGCGCACCGTGGCCGCCCTCGGCCGCGGGCTGGACGACCTGGAGGCCGTGCTCCTCACCCACGCCCACCCCGACCACATCGGGTGTGCCGAGCGCGCCCGCACGACGGCCGGCGCACCGGTCTGGGTCCATGACGCGGACGCCGAGGTGGCCAAGGGCGCAACGCCCGGGAAGAACGACGGCAAGGCCAGGTCGTACCTGCTGCGGGTCGAGTTCTACCGGACCCTGTTCTCGCTCGTGCGCCGCGGGGCCGCCAGGATCGTCCCTGTCCAGGAGGTGTCCACGTTCGCCGACGGGGAGACGCTGGAGGTGCCGGGACGCCCCCGTGCCGTGCACGCGCCCGGGCACACCCCCGGCAGCGCCGCCCTGTTCCTGGAGGGACGGCGCGTGCTGCTGACCGGAGACGTGCTGGCGACCAGGAACCCCCTCACCGGCCGGATCGGCCCGCAGATCATGCCGTCGGGCCTCAACCGCGACACCCCGCAGGCGCTCAGGTCGCTCGACGTCCTGGACAGTGTCCCGGCCGCCGTGCTCCTCCCCGGCCATGGCGAGCCCTGGACCCAGGGCGCGGCCGAGGCCGCGCGCCTGGCCAGGGCGGCCGGTCCCTCGTAA
- a CDS encoding alpha/beta hydrolase translates to MERVVVDTARIRTHCFVQGPEDGIPVLLIHGNLTTGRFWQDVTTGLPGGYRVVAPDLRGFGRTEAKPIDATRGLRDWSDDLHALVEALGWAGSGRVHAAGWSNGGGVLQQYAIDHGQELASILLVAPLSPYGFGGTKDVEGTPCYDDYAGSGAGTAAPDFVRRLAAGDDSEEEPVSSPRVVMRTFFWSPAYKAPDEDELIAEVLLTAVGDTAYPGDLATSPNWPGVAPGVSGVNNAFSARWCDTSAFAGIADKPPVLWLRGDADQVISDQSMFDFGTLGSLGAVPGWPGPDVFPPQPHVSQMRAVLDRYADGGGALQEVVLEGCGHGPLVERAAEVRARLLGHIENGERHLD, encoded by the coding sequence ATGGAGCGTGTCGTCGTGGACACCGCCCGGATCCGGACGCACTGCTTCGTGCAGGGCCCAGAGGACGGCATCCCGGTGCTGCTCATCCACGGCAACCTCACGACCGGCCGCTTCTGGCAGGACGTGACCACGGGGCTCCCCGGTGGCTACCGGGTGGTCGCGCCGGACCTGCGGGGCTTCGGGCGGACCGAGGCAAAGCCGATCGACGCGACCCGGGGGCTGCGCGACTGGAGCGACGACCTCCACGCGCTGGTGGAGGCGCTCGGCTGGGCCGGGAGCGGCCGGGTCCACGCCGCCGGCTGGTCCAACGGCGGCGGCGTCCTGCAGCAGTACGCCATCGACCACGGCCAGGAGCTGGCCAGCATCCTCCTGGTGGCGCCGCTGTCGCCGTACGGGTTCGGCGGCACCAAGGACGTCGAGGGAACCCCCTGCTACGACGACTACGCCGGTAGCGGGGCGGGCACGGCCGCGCCGGACTTCGTGCGCCGCCTGGCGGCCGGCGACGACTCCGAGGAGGAGCCAGTCTCCAGCCCGCGGGTGGTGATGCGCACGTTCTTCTGGTCACCGGCGTACAAGGCGCCCGACGAGGACGAGTTGATCGCCGAGGTGCTGCTCACCGCGGTGGGGGACACCGCTTACCCCGGCGACCTGGCCACCTCCCCGAACTGGCCGGGGGTGGCGCCTGGCGTCAGCGGGGTGAACAACGCCTTCTCGGCCAGGTGGTGCGACACCAGCGCCTTCGCCGGGATCGCGGACAAGCCGCCCGTGCTGTGGCTGCGCGGCGACGCCGACCAGGTGATCTCCGACCAGTCCATGTTCGACTTCGGCACGCTCGGGTCGCTCGGCGCGGTGCCCGGATGGCCCGGGCCGGACGTGTTCCCGCCCCAGCCCCACGTGTCCCAGATGCGGGCGGTGCTGGACCGCTACGCTGACGGCGGCGGAGCGCTCCAGGAGGTGGTCCTCGAGGGCTGCGGCCACGGCCCGCTCGTCGAGCGGGCGGCGGAGGTCCGGGCCCGGCTGCTGGGCCACATCGAGAACGGCGAGCGCCACTTGGACTGA
- a CDS encoding alpha/beta hydrolase, whose product MEGRSTAWDTLRVPGDPPLAGGRTGVGPDPVVAVHGITAQHRAFSAVARHLRHPAGLAAPDLRGRGDSGKPPSGYGFETHAGDVLRVLDHLGIERALLAGHSMGAFVVEQVALTAPDRVRALVLLDGGWASAGPAGAEGARRDPDLEAGLARAFSRLTMTFPSPDAYLDYWFPGQGLTLDRLAPELADYFRYDLAEVEDGWQPKALLAAVQEDAAWGASRGATADALARVGCPVALVRAAEGFFPGTPPLVSGQARDVLAGALDLRVDLALPGTDHYTMLQDPHAALVAEVIDRMVAEPAGTPEVDKPAASA is encoded by the coding sequence ATGGAGGGCAGGTCGACCGCGTGGGACACGCTGCGTGTGCCTGGCGACCCGCCGCTGGCCGGCGGGCGGACCGGGGTGGGGCCCGACCCGGTGGTCGCGGTGCACGGCATCACCGCCCAGCACCGTGCGTTCTCCGCGGTCGCGCGCCACCTGCGCCACCCCGCCGGCCTGGCCGCGCCGGACCTCCGCGGCCGGGGCGACTCCGGCAAGCCACCGTCCGGCTACGGCTTCGAGACCCACGCAGGCGACGTGCTGCGCGTGCTCGACCATCTCGGGATCGAGCGGGCGCTGCTCGCCGGCCACTCGATGGGGGCGTTCGTGGTCGAGCAGGTCGCCCTCACCGCGCCAGACCGGGTGCGGGCCCTGGTGCTCCTCGACGGGGGCTGGGCCAGTGCCGGCCCGGCGGGCGCCGAGGGCGCCCGGCGCGACCCGGACCTGGAGGCGGGCCTGGCCCGGGCGTTCAGCCGACTCACCATGACGTTCCCGAGCCCCGACGCCTACCTGGACTACTGGTTCCCGGGGCAGGGCCTGACCCTGGACCGGCTCGCGCCCGAGCTGGCCGACTACTTCCGCTACGACCTCGCCGAGGTCGAGGACGGGTGGCAGCCGAAGGCGCTGCTGGCCGCGGTCCAGGAGGACGCCGCCTGGGGCGCCTCCCGGGGCGCGACCGCCGACGCCCTCGCGCGCGTCGGCTGCCCGGTCGCGCTGGTCCGGGCGGCTGAGGGCTTCTTCCCCGGGACGCCCCCGCTGGTCTCCGGCCAGGCCCGCGACGTGCTGGCCGGCGCGCTCGACCTGCGCGTGGACCTCGCGCTGCCCGGCACCGACCACTACACCATGCTCCAGGACCCGCACGCCGCCCTGGTCGCCGAGGTGATCGACCGGATGGTCGCGGAGCCTGCCGGCACCCCGGAGGTCGACAAGCCCGCCGCGTCCGCGTGA
- a CDS encoding VOC family protein, protein MAVQDVVVVSVPVSDQERAKAFYVDKLGFELRREDDSVPGIRWVQWPPGGTTALTLVTWFESIPPGSLNGARAQVEQPPDRLLPDRLPATAHPLFFSGK, encoded by the coding sequence ATGGCAGTCCAGGACGTGGTCGTGGTCTCGGTTCCCGTGTCCGATCAGGAGCGGGCCAAGGCGTTCTACGTCGACAAGCTGGGGTTCGAGCTGCGGCGCGAGGACGACTCCGTTCCAGGGATCCGCTGGGTCCAGTGGCCCCCAGGAGGTACCACCGCGCTGACGCTGGTCACCTGGTTCGAGTCGATACCTCCCGGCTCCTTGAACGGGGCTCGTGCTCAGGTTGAGCAACCTCCAGACCGACTATTGCCCGACCGTCTCCCCGCCACTGCTCACCCCCTTTTCTTCAGCGGCAAGTAG